One Bacteroidota bacterium genomic region harbors:
- a CDS encoding PKD domain-containing protein — protein MSTAQAGKNGAKSINGTVSVNEYTTLATDASAGATSITVANTTLNTNGYFSGPLAAGDLIFLIQIQGVNIGSADDTTYGAIQNYNNCGHYEFAEVVSVPNSSTINIACTLQKNYSTSGRTLIVRVPRYTTLTVNGGGTLTCPAWNGSTGGVLVLEVQANTSINSGGKIDVSGKGFRGGALLENNATWGVLNYRDPQSAYGGEKGESVFGYQADYDAINGRYCKGAPANGGGGASAHNGGGGGGSNAGSLAGWTGRGNPDVSTGSWASAWNLEYTGFASSTSSGGGKGGYTFSSSDQNALSVGTTNSAWGGDARRDNGGRGARPLDYSGGRLFLGGGGGGGDQNDNYGGAGGAGGGIAYLMVQGDIFGSGQILANGANGSGTVSTGTDGSGGGGAGGVIMLNVLGNISGVTANANGGNGGSQSVGVFSTEAEGPGGGGGGGYVAISNGAITRTANGGNNGTTNSRSLTEFPPNGATKGGAGISNATISNFKILPTTVLICGGGSSTITLTPTGTVPPGTIFYWYDQAVGGTLLTTGTSYTTPSLSANTTYYVGTCPGFYRTPIQVTVSAVTTNFTSSVACEGAATTFTATGSATAGAVTGWSWNFGDGTGTASQQNPSYTYTTAGSYTTTLTATDNNGCTASVSHTVTVSPRPTVSFTSSSTVGCGSVTINFTNNTTNANSYTWNFGDGTPSSSQTSPTHTYSGVGAYTVTLTASNSAGCTNTSSQTNLITIYPQPTASYSSNNNVCLGDTIYFTNLSNGNGGVFTSHSWNFGDGSPTSSQANPYHVFATAGNFSVQLTSNTTHCSDDTTITITIAPAPQVNFSSTPSNGCGPLAVNFTNTTTGSPVYSWNFGDGSPSTSTAAPSHTYSSAGTYSVTLIATQGSCADTLTIPSMITVYQKPTASFSSITTLCLGDTVFFTNASTGNGATITGYSWNFGDGSPASSVNQPYHVYGSAGNFSVVLTASTANCSDDSTRTISVNPAPVVSFGASSTSGCNPFTVSFTNTTTGSPAYTWNFGDGSPASSATTPSHVYASSGTYTVTLIATQGSCADTLVRTNYITSNPTPTASFTSNNNVCLGDTIFFANTSTGNGSPLNTYSWDFGDGSPGSSITNPYHVFATAGSFPVHLTSASANCSDDTTIQITVAPAPVVSFSAPVTSGCNPLVVNFSNATTGSPVYTWDFGDGSPSASSATPSHTYTTAGSYSVTLIAAQGSCSDTLVSPSMINVTAKPTASYAAPSAVCLGDTIHFTNLSNGNGSTITAYTWNFGDGSPSSSATQPSHLFSSAGNYSVTLTTQAGGCSDDTTIVIAVNPAPQVNFSSNSTTGCGPQTIQFTNATTGSPAYSWNFGDGSSLSTATNPSHLYSNSGTYTVTLIASQGSCGDTLVQTNMITIAPQPTAAFSASNVCLGDTVHFSNLSSGNGGTITSYSWNFGDGSPVNSLQNPAHLYTTSGSFTVTLSAATSMCSDDSTLSIVVSPAPQVQFSSSTSSGCSPVSVNFTNTTTGAPVYTWNFGDGSPSSSLTAPTHVYSAAGIYTVTLIATQGSCADTLSIQNMISVQSSPIAQFSASTPCFGDTLYFTNQSQPNGTSISGYTWNLGDGSPQSSQTDVAHYYNTAGSYSVTLITSGTGGCSDTATQLVNVLPRPTVTFSASTATGCDSLTVNFTNTTTGANTYHWSFGDGDTSALQSPSHSFTSPGSYTVGLTAQATGGCSATRAYVNMVIVRRSPIAQFASSASSICPGDCISFTDNSGTGITGWQWTFAGANPSSASVSNPSMVCYPNIGTYDVGLTVTGGYCSGSSTMNGMVHVVNCSQLPKANFISSDTGLCGGSCISFVSMSLNATSWQWSFPGASPSSSTDENPSSVCYSTPGNYSVVLLVSNASGSDSLRMINFIQVNPNPATPSFSQTGDTLMASPAAAYQWYFNGVPISGATSQRFIATLSGNYSVEITDGKGCTAISPVRYVALVGIEETQSQIILLLYPNPVEGQLNLLIHSGTNTKANVALVDALGQILLSRDIQLNSDDQLFTFDCTNFAPGLYWVRISSAGGSVNRKILIR, from the coding sequence TTGTCAACTGCACAAGCGGGGAAAAATGGAGCAAAATCAATAAATGGTACCGTTAGTGTAAACGAATACACTACACTGGCTACTGATGCAAGCGCAGGTGCAACTTCCATCACGGTTGCCAATACAACACTAAATACGAACGGTTATTTTTCTGGCCCTCTTGCTGCCGGTGATTTGATATTTTTAATTCAGATTCAAGGGGTGAATATCGGCTCTGCGGATGATACTACATACGGAGCGATACAGAATTATAACAATTGCGGTCACTATGAATTTGCGGAAGTAGTTTCAGTACCCAATTCCAGTACAATTAATATCGCCTGCACGCTGCAAAAAAATTACTCCACCTCCGGCAGGACTTTGATTGTACGTGTTCCAAGATACACAACACTCACGGTGAATGGCGGCGGCACACTCACTTGTCCTGCATGGAATGGCTCAACAGGTGGCGTGCTGGTTTTAGAAGTTCAGGCTAATACCTCCATCAACAGTGGTGGTAAAATCGATGTCAGTGGAAAAGGATTCCGCGGAGGAGCACTTCTTGAAAACAATGCTACCTGGGGTGTTCTGAATTACAGAGATCCGCAATCGGCTTACGGTGGTGAAAAAGGAGAAAGTGTTTTCGGTTATCAGGCCGATTACGACGCGATCAACGGGCGTTATTGCAAAGGAGCACCTGCGAATGGCGGCGGTGGAGCAAGTGCGCACAATGGCGGTGGAGGCGGTGGAAGTAACGCCGGCAGCCTTGCTGGCTGGACAGGTCGCGGCAACCCCGATGTTTCTACAGGCTCCTGGGCATCAGCCTGGAATCTGGAATATACCGGCTTCGCTTCTTCAACATCCAGTGGTGGCGGCAAAGGCGGTTATACTTTTTCTTCTTCAGATCAGAATGCACTTTCGGTTGGTACAACCAATTCCGCCTGGGGAGGTGATGCAAGAAGAGACAACGGCGGTCGCGGTGCAAGGCCATTGGATTATTCCGGCGGAAGATTATTTCTTGGTGGCGGTGGTGGTGGCGGCGACCAAAATGACAATTACGGTGGAGCTGGTGGAGCCGGAGGTGGTATCGCTTACCTCATGGTTCAGGGAGATATTTTTGGATCCGGTCAGATTTTAGCGAATGGAGCGAATGGTTCAGGGACAGTATCTACCGGTACCGATGGTTCCGGTGGTGGTGGTGCAGGCGGAGTAATCATGCTCAATGTACTGGGAAACATTTCAGGGGTAACCGCAAATGCTAACGGAGGCAATGGTGGAAGTCAGAGTGTTGGTGTATTTTCTACCGAAGCGGAAGGTCCCGGAGGCGGAGGCGGAGGCGGATATGTAGCAATTTCTAATGGCGCGATTACAAGAACCGCAAACGGAGGAAACAATGGAACGACCAACTCGAGATCTCTCACAGAATTCCCTCCCAATGGTGCAACAAAAGGTGGTGCCGGAATCTCTAACGCTACGATCAGCAATTTTAAAATCTTACCAACTACAGTATTGATTTGCGGTGGCGGATCATCCACGATCACACTAACCCCTACCGGCACCGTTCCTCCGGGAACGATTTTTTATTGGTATGATCAGGCTGTTGGCGGAACACTGCTCACAACAGGAACAAGCTATACAACACCGTCTCTGTCCGCGAACACAACTTATTACGTGGGAACCTGTCCTGGTTTTTACAGAACGCCTATTCAAGTAACGGTGAGTGCGGTGACAACCAACTTTACGTCATCTGTCGCATGCGAAGGTGCCGCAACAACATTTACTGCAACGGGAAGCGCGACAGCAGGAGCGGTCACAGGATGGAGCTGGAATTTTGGTGATGGAACAGGGACGGCCTCTCAGCAAAATCCATCTTACACATATACCACCGCTGGTTCTTATACAACCACACTAACAGCGACCGACAACAATGGTTGCACAGCATCTGTGTCGCATACAGTTACTGTTTCACCCCGACCAACAGTATCCTTCACTTCTTCTTCAACAGTAGGATGTGGAAGTGTTACAATCAATTTTACAAACAACACAACAAACGCGAATTCTTATACCTGGAATTTTGGTGACGGCACGCCATCGTCTTCACAGACATCGCCAACACATACCTATTCGGGAGTTGGCGCCTATACGGTTACACTCACAGCTTCCAATAGCGCAGGTTGCACAAACACCTCTTCACAAACCAATCTGATTACCATCTACCCTCAACCAACAGCATCGTATTCTTCAAATAACAATGTGTGTCTTGGAGACACCATTTATTTTACAAATCTTTCCAACGGAAATGGTGGCGTTTTTACTTCTCACAGCTGGAATTTTGGAGACGGCTCACCAACATCTTCCCAAGCCAATCCCTATCACGTGTTTGCCACAGCAGGAAATTTTTCTGTTCAGCTCACATCAAATACGACACATTGCAGTGACGATACCACTATTACAATTACCATAGCTCCTGCACCACAGGTAAATTTCAGCTCTACACCATCAAATGGTTGTGGACCACTGGCTGTAAATTTCACCAATACAACCACGGGCTCTCCCGTTTACTCATGGAATTTTGGCGACGGTAGCCCGTCTACATCAACGGCTGCTCCTTCACACACCTATTCATCAGCCGGAACATATTCTGTAACTCTGATAGCTACACAGGGTTCTTGTGCAGACACGCTCACCATCCCATCAATGATCACGGTCTATCAAAAACCGACGGCATCATTTTCTTCGATCACGACTTTATGTCTTGGAGATACAGTCTTTTTCACAAATGCTTCAACGGGAAATGGTGCAACAATTACAGGGTATTCATGGAATTTTGGAGACGGCTCTCCTGCATCATCCGTAAATCAACCGTATCATGTGTATGGTTCTGCCGGAAATTTTTCTGTCGTGTTGACGGCATCCACTGCCAATTGCTCCGATGATTCCACGCGAACAATTTCAGTAAATCCGGCGCCCGTAGTTAGCTTCGGTGCTTCATCTACATCCGGATGCAATCCCTTCACGGTTTCATTTACAAATACAACAACCGGAAGTCCTGCATACACTTGGAATTTTGGCGATGGCTCACCCGCATCTTCCGCCACAACACCTTCACATGTGTATGCTTCCTCCGGGACATATACTGTCACCCTGATTGCAACTCAGGGATCTTGTGCGGATACACTAGTGAGAACAAATTATATCACAAGCAACCCAACGCCTACTGCTTCCTTTACTTCCAACAACAATGTTTGTCTTGGCGACACTATTTTCTTTGCCAATACTTCTACCGGAAACGGAAGCCCACTTAATACATACTCGTGGGACTTTGGTGATGGCAGCCCGGGCTCATCTATCACCAACCCGTATCATGTGTTCGCGACTGCGGGTTCATTTCCAGTTCATCTCACTTCGGCCTCGGCGAATTGTTCTGATGATACTACCATTCAGATAACTGTCGCTCCCGCTCCTGTCGTATCATTCAGCGCTCCTGTGACAAGCGGTTGTAACCCGCTTGTCGTGAACTTTTCAAATGCAACAACCGGTAGCCCTGTATACACATGGGATTTTGGCGACGGTAGCCCTTCCGCTTCATCAGCAACCCCATCTCATACTTATACCACTGCAGGCAGTTATTCGGTTACTTTAATTGCGGCTCAGGGCTCTTGTTCAGATACACTTGTTTCGCCATCCATGATCAATGTCACCGCGAAACCAACAGCATCGTATGCTGCTCCATCAGCTGTTTGTCTTGGCGATACTATTCATTTTACGAATTTGTCGAACGGAAACGGATCGACGATAACCGCCTACACCTGGAATTTTGGAGACGGAAGCCCTTCGTCTTCCGCGACTCAACCAAGCCATCTTTTTTCTTCCGCGGGAAATTATTCTGTGACACTTACTACGCAAGCAGGCGGTTGTTCTGATGACACAACAATTGTCATCGCTGTAAACCCCGCACCACAAGTGAATTTCTCTTCCAATAGTACCACCGGTTGCGGTCCGCAAACAATACAATTTACAAATGCGACAACGGGATCACCTGCATACTCCTGGAATTTTGGAGATGGGTCCTCCTTGTCAACCGCAACAAACCCATCACATTTGTACAGCAACTCCGGAACATATACAGTAACTCTCATTGCTTCACAGGGATCATGTGGTGATACGCTTGTTCAAACGAATATGATCACTATCGCTCCGCAACCAACTGCGGCTTTTAGCGCATCTAATGTTTGTCTGGGCGACACGGTTCATTTTAGTAATCTTTCATCAGGAAATGGCGGCACAATCACTTCTTATTCCTGGAATTTTGGTGACGGATCTCCGGTAAACTCTTTGCAGAATCCGGCACATCTGTATACGACCTCCGGCAGTTTCACCGTAACACTTTCGGCCGCGACGTCAATGTGTTCCGATGATAGTACATTATCAATTGTTGTCAGCCCTGCTCCGCAGGTTCAGTTTTCAAGCTCAACAAGCTCAGGCTGTTCTCCGGTTTCTGTGAACTTTACAAATACAACCACTGGAGCCCCTGTCTATACATGGAACTTTGGCGATGGATCACCATCCTCCTCACTTACTGCCCCAACGCATGTATATTCTGCTGCTGGCATCTATACTGTGACTCTGATCGCGACACAGGGTTCTTGTGCCGATACACTTTCGATTCAAAACATGATTTCTGTGCAGTCGAGTCCGATAGCACAATTTTCTGCCAGCACACCGTGCTTTGGTGACACGCTCTACTTTACAAATCAAAGTCAGCCAAACGGTACATCTATCAGTGGTTACACGTGGAACCTTGGCGATGGAAGTCCGCAATCTTCTCAAACGGATGTGGCACATTATTACAATACTGCGGGAAGTTATTCTGTTACGCTCATTACTTCGGGTACAGGTGGATGTTCTGATACAGCGACGCAATTAGTAAACGTTTTACCCCGACCCACCGTAACATTCAGTGCAAGCACTGCAACCGGTTGCGACAGCCTCACCGTTAATTTTACAAATACAACCACCGGCGCAAATACTTACCATTGGAGTTTTGGTGATGGAGATACATCCGCGCTTCAATCACCATCTCACAGCTTTACCTCACCAGGGTCCTATACAGTTGGACTTACTGCACAAGCAACCGGCGGCTGTTCCGCAACACGTGCATATGTAAACATGGTGATTGTCCGAAGATCTCCGATCGCACAGTTTGCTTCTTCCGCCTCTTCTATTTGCCCTGGCGATTGTATTTCATTTACCGATAATTCCGGAACCGGAATCACAGGATGGCAATGGACATTTGCGGGAGCAAATCCATCTTCCGCATCAGTGAGCAACCCATCAATGGTTTGTTATCCGAATATCGGAACATATGATGTTGGCCTAACGGTGACTGGTGGATATTGTTCCGGATCCTCCACTATGAACGGAATGGTTCACGTTGTGAACTGTTCTCAATTGCCGAAAGCGAATTTCATCAGCAGCGATACCGGTCTTTGTGGAGGCTCCTGCATCTCTTTTGTTTCGATGTCATTGAATGCAACATCCTGGCAATGGTCATTCCCCGGCGCGTCACCGTCATCTTCTACGGATGAAAACCCTTCTTCTGTTTGTTATTCTACACCGGGTAATTATTCTGTTGTTCTTCTCGTTTCAAATGCCAGCGGGTCCGACTCATTACGAATGATAAATTTTATTCAGGTTAACCCAAATCCGGCGACACCATCATTCAGTCAGACCGGAGACACACTCATGGCTTCCCCGGCTGCTGCATACCAATGGTATTTCAATGGAGTGCCAATTTCCGGGGCAACATCACAAAGATTTATCGCGACACTGTCAGGTAACTATTCTGTAGAAATTACAGATGGCAAAGGATGTACAGCCATTTCCCCGGTACGCTATGTAGCTCTTGTTGGAATTGAAGAAACTCAAAGCCAGATTATTCTTTTACTCTATCCTAACCCTGTTGAAGGTCAGCTGAATCTTCTCATACATTCCGGAACAAATACCAAAGCTAATGTTGCATTGGTGGATGCTCTTGGACAAATTCTTTTATCACGAGACATTCAATTGAATTCAGACGATCAGCTGTTCACTTTTGATTGTACTAATTTTGCACCCGGACTCTATTGGGTTCGTATTTCAAGCGCCGGTGGTAGTGTGAACAGAAAAATCCTGATCCGCTAA
- a CDS encoding ABC transporter permease: MKTKRREYNQWKAMLAITVASLRSITRSPSAVIFSLGFPLVFIVVFGFISGNRIRLEVGVDNSSDTTSAIYQSIRQISNVELITDKSNEELKQQLIKGRVDAILKLHPVNNSADGNTIEVITSKASREKGTFVQSMLTNIIDKQNIAYFRSLSNHQDANSAGAGDWANNLTQLKQSEIEGREYKMIDFILPGQLGFSILSAGVFGTAFVFFSLRQTLVLKRFFATPISKTFIVLGEALSRLIFQLAGSLIIILIGKFVFGFTLINGLWTVIEMLVLSAMGLIVFMGFGFVVSGLAKSESVIPPLANVVTLPQFLLSGTFFPIDAFPPWLQTICKGLPLTYLNDALRKVAFEGAGLMDVSHQIMIIVLWGIIVYVAAVRFFRWE; this comes from the coding sequence ATGAAAACGAAACGCAGGGAATATAATCAGTGGAAAGCGATGTTGGCAATTACAGTTGCCAGCCTTCGTTCAATTACCCGGAGCCCATCCGCGGTAATTTTTAGTCTCGGTTTTCCTCTGGTCTTTATTGTAGTTTTTGGATTCATCAGCGGAAACAGAATCCGCCTCGAAGTTGGTGTCGATAATTCCAGCGACACAACCTCAGCCATTTATCAGTCGATCCGACAAATTTCAAATGTCGAATTGATCACCGACAAAAGCAATGAAGAACTTAAACAACAGCTGATCAAAGGTCGTGTAGACGCGATTTTAAAACTACACCCTGTAAATAACTCTGCTGATGGAAACACCATTGAGGTTATTACTTCCAAAGCCTCCCGTGAAAAGGGAACATTTGTTCAGTCGATGCTCACCAATATCATTGACAAACAGAATATCGCGTACTTCCGTTCACTCAGTAATCATCAGGATGCAAATAGTGCGGGCGCCGGTGATTGGGCTAACAACCTGACTCAACTGAAGCAATCCGAAATAGAAGGAAGGGAATACAAAATGATTGACTTCATTCTTCCCGGACAACTTGGATTTTCAATTCTAAGCGCAGGTGTTTTTGGTACTGCATTTGTTTTTTTCTCATTGCGACAAACGCTCGTCTTGAAAAGATTTTTTGCAACCCCGATCAGCAAAACATTTATTGTCCTCGGAGAAGCACTCAGCCGTTTGATTTTTCAATTAGCCGGTTCACTGATTATTATTCTGATTGGAAAATTTGTTTTTGGATTCACTCTCATTAACGGACTCTGGACTGTAATAGAAATGCTGGTACTTTCCGCAATGGGACTCATCGTTTTTATGGGCTTTGGATTTGTTGTGTCCGGATTGGCAAAAAGCGAAAGTGTTATACCTCCCCTTGCCAACGTAGTTACATTACCACAATTCCTTCTCAGCGGAACATTCTTCCCCATTGACGCTTTTCCTCCCTGGTTGCAAACAATTTGTAAAGGATTGCCGTTAACATATTTGAATGACGCACTTCGGAAAGTGGCATTCGAGGGGGCGGGCCTGATGGATGTATCACATCAGATCATGATCATTGTGCTGTGGGGAATCATTGTTTATGTAGCAGCAGTTCGCTTTTTCAGATGGGAATAA
- a CDS encoding ABC transporter ATP-binding protein — MPQTQTIIEVKNLVKHYGDLPAVQGISFSVFEGEIFGLLGPNGAGKTTTLEIIETLRDKTSGEVMVDGLSVDHHPGEIKKSIGVQLQSAGYYPSLTLAELLRLFSGLYNVPVDPIEMLRLVGLEDRAKSKYKELSGGQKQRFSICTTLINKPRVVFLDEPTTGLDPQARRNLWDLIRQVREKGTTVVLTTHYMDEAESLCDRVAIVEKGKIIALDTPENLIDKLVSTGFERKKEVKKANLEDVFLSLTGQEWRDE; from the coding sequence GTGCCGCAAACACAGACAATCATTGAAGTAAAAAACCTGGTGAAACACTATGGCGATCTTCCTGCGGTGCAGGGAATCAGTTTTAGTGTTTTCGAAGGAGAAATTTTCGGTCTGCTTGGCCCCAATGGCGCCGGTAAAACAACTACCCTGGAAATCATCGAAACGTTGCGCGATAAAACTTCCGGGGAAGTAATGGTGGATGGCCTTTCTGTTGATCATCATCCCGGAGAAATAAAGAAAAGTATTGGCGTCCAACTTCAATCTGCAGGTTATTACCCCAGCCTTACACTCGCGGAACTGCTCCGGCTTTTTTCGGGACTTTACAATGTTCCTGTTGACCCAATTGAAATGCTTAGGCTCGTCGGACTTGAAGACAGGGCAAAATCAAAATACAAGGAACTTTCAGGAGGGCAAAAACAACGTTTTTCAATTTGTACTACGCTGATCAATAAACCACGTGTGGTATTTCTTGACGAGCCGACTACCGGTCTGGATCCACAGGCAAGAAGAAACCTTTGGGATTTGATTCGTCAGGTACGTGAAAAAGGAACTACTGTTGTACTTACCACACATTACATGGACGAAGCCGAAAGTCTGTGTGATCGTGTGGCGATTGTTGAAAAAGGAAAAATCATAGCACTGGATACTCCTGAAAACCTGATCGACAAACTAGTGTCAACCGGGTTTGAAAGAAAAAAAGAAGTGAAAAAAGCCAACCTGGAAGACGTATTCCTCTCGCTCACAGGTCAGGAGTGGAGAGACGAATAA
- a CDS encoding response regulator: MAALKIMIVEDEIIVAKDIQRILKKLGYEAFDPYANGKKALDSVEKLNPDLILLDINLKSSEIDGIQVAEQIHQHYQIPFIFLTAFSDKTTLDRAKLTEPYGYIIKPFEEDDIRTAIEIAYYKYTKDLEMQNKGNRFAAALDNLEVAVIITDSNEKVIFMNKMAETLTGCLKQEALGKDIAIAMKNSGNETKSVFKTLAHTVVGEAQKQDSDAEVPVSNGAAEHKVAVNTFPILSVNNKISGCAFVMTTPGRKDAIQETSTDKNLFNFLENIYANNSFFVKKDSRFVKVNFQDILWIEALDNYVIIKTSSKEQFILHSSMKDIEVKLPQLNFARVHRSYIVQLEKINALEENACIIDGNRIPIGKSYKDNLMSRLNLF, translated from the coding sequence ATGGCCGCACTTAAAATCATGATCGTTGAAGACGAAATTATCGTCGCGAAAGACATTCAGCGAATTTTGAAAAAACTTGGCTACGAAGCTTTTGATCCGTATGCAAATGGAAAAAAAGCACTCGATTCCGTAGAAAAACTGAACCCTGATTTAATCTTGCTTGATATCAATCTCAAGAGTAGCGAAATTGACGGGATCCAGGTTGCCGAACAAATTCATCAACACTATCAGATTCCTTTTATCTTTTTAACTGCCTTTTCTGATAAAACCACCCTTGATCGCGCCAAGCTCACAGAGCCTTATGGTTATATCATTAAACCGTTCGAAGAGGATGATATTCGTACAGCTATAGAAATAGCATATTACAAATACACCAAGGACCTTGAAATGCAAAACAAAGGCAATCGTTTTGCTGCAGCCCTTGATAATCTTGAAGTTGCCGTCATCATTACCGACTCTAACGAGAAGGTAATCTTCATGAACAAAATGGCGGAAACACTTACCGGCTGTTTGAAGCAGGAAGCGCTTGGCAAGGACATTGCCATTGCAATGAAAAATTCCGGAAACGAAACGAAAAGTGTTTTCAAAACACTGGCTCACACTGTTGTTGGTGAAGCACAAAAACAGGATAGTGACGCGGAAGTCCCGGTCTCTAACGGAGCAGCGGAACATAAAGTCGCGGTCAATACATTCCCGATTCTTTCCGTCAACAATAAAATCAGCGGATGCGCATTTGTAATGACTACGCCCGGAAGGAAAGACGCGATTCAGGAAACAAGCACAGACAAAAATCTGTTCAACTTTCTCGAAAACATCTATGCGAACAATAGCTTCTTTGTAAAAAAAGATTCTCGTTTCGTCAAGGTGAATTTCCAGGATATTCTTTGGATAGAAGCACTCGACAATTACGTCATCATCAAAACATCTTCTAAGGAACAGTTCATTCTGCATAGTTCCATGAAAGACATCGAGGTGAAGCTTCCGCAATTAAATTTTGCCCGTGTGCATCGTTCCTATATTGTGCAACTGGAGAAAATTAATGCGCTCGAGGAAAATGCCTGCATCATCGATGGAAACCGAATTCCGATTGGCAAATCCTATAAAGATAATCTCATGAGTCGACTGAACCTCTTTTAA
- a CDS encoding PAS domain-containing protein — MYSFILLDTQNIPVSPDSFWRNLSLIIISFLMFGGTIYIYFRLRSGTFRRIRKLLEERVEVKTRQLVEKNAELEKLSLVASRTDNAVLIAAPFGEIEWVNDGFIRLMGMSKEKVVGKKLDEIQVYTNIHSEMDLAIKEKHSRIFESNVTTHHLENIWISSTLTPIYDENGNLKKLVLVDTNITSSKKMQQQIEQSLKEKEVLLKEIHHRVKNNLQIIISLLNLQSGYIKDEVTLKAVKDGQNRVRSMALVHEKFYQANELTEIDFGDYVEKLSRFLYQSYGDKTDRVKVVVESDRVSLDMDTAMPCGLLVNEIVSNAYKYAFPDSMEGEIKIQLSRNDGKVTMKISDNGIGLPEGFSIENAESLGMQLIQALTSQIDGELMVSREGGAAFTITFQYPKA; from the coding sequence ATGTATTCTTTCATTCTCCTCGATACGCAAAACATTCCCGTTTCCCCGGATTCTTTTTGGAGGAATCTCTCACTGATTATCATCAGTTTCCTGATGTTCGGTGGAACGATTTATATCTATTTCCGACTGAGGAGCGGAACCTTCCGTCGTATCCGAAAATTACTCGAAGAACGCGTTGAAGTAAAAACCCGGCAGCTGGTTGAAAAGAATGCCGAACTCGAAAAATTATCGCTTGTTGCCAGCAGAACCGACAACGCGGTTTTAATTGCCGCTCCATTCGGAGAAATTGAATGGGTAAACGATGGGTTTATCCGCCTAATGGGGATGAGCAAAGAGAAGGTTGTTGGAAAAAAACTCGACGAAATTCAAGTGTATACTAACATACACAGCGAAATGGACCTCGCGATAAAGGAAAAACATTCAAGAATATTTGAGTCGAATGTAACAACGCATCACCTTGAAAATATCTGGATCTCTTCTACGCTGACTCCCATTTATGATGAAAATGGCAATCTGAAAAAACTGGTTCTTGTTGACACCAACATCACCTCCAGTAAAAAGATGCAGCAGCAGATCGAACAATCCCTCAAGGAAAAAGAAGTGCTGTTAAAAGAAATTCACCACCGTGTAAAAAACAATTTACAGATCATCATCAGCCTGCTCAATTTGCAATCCGGTTACATAAAAGACGAAGTAACACTGAAGGCGGTGAAAGACGGGCAAAACAGGGTTCGTTCAATGGCTCTTGTTCATGAAAAGTTTTATCAGGCAAACGAACTGACCGAAATTGATTTCGGAGATTACGTTGAAAAGCTTTCCCGGTTCCTCTATCAGAGCTATGGCGATAAAACAGACAGAGTAAAAGTTGTCGTTGAATCCGATCGTGTTTCGCTCGATATGGATACCGCGATGCCCTGCGGATTGCTCGTGAATGAAATAGTTTCGAATGCGTATAAATATGCATTTCCGGATTCAATGGAAGGCGAAATAAAAATTCAATTGAGCCGGAATGATGGAAAGGTAACCATGAAAATATCAGATAATGGAATAGGGCTCCCCGAAGGTTTCTCCATCGAAAATGCTGAATCCCTGGGAATGCAGTTAATTCAGGCCCTTACCAGTCAAATTGATGGCGAACTGATGGTTTCCAGAGAAGGGGGAGCAGCTTTTACAATTACTTTTCAATATCCGAAAGCCTGA